From Scytonema millei VB511283, the proteins below share one genomic window:
- a CDS encoding Panacea domain-containing protein, with protein sequence MIDCFNVARYFIVRAYEDGIEAEMTNMKVQKLLYYTQSLHLALYDEPLFGDEMQAWRYGPVCPPAYRFYSEFEANQLPIPSIDSLLQISEGTKKLLEEVWENFGGYHAYRLSDMTHVEFPWKKARKGLPSDARSTEPILIEDMKALGQQKLDAIERDNPAYEPVMSKVLEDALTSESSTRIRKGEVRGWLNSLLD encoded by the coding sequence ATGATTGATTGTTTCAATGTGGCTCGCTACTTCATTGTGAGAGCTTACGAGGATGGTATAGAAGCTGAAATGACCAATATGAAGGTTCAAAAGCTTCTGTATTACACACAAAGCCTGCATTTAGCGTTATACGACGAGCCACTGTTTGGTGACGAAATGCAAGCATGGAGATATGGTCCTGTATGTCCTCCTGCTTACAGGTTCTACAGTGAGTTTGAAGCTAATCAATTACCTATTCCAAGCATAGATTCCCTGTTACAGATTTCTGAGGGAACGAAGAAGCTTTTAGAAGAAGTTTGGGAAAATTTCGGTGGTTACCATGCTTATCGACTTAGTGATATGACTCATGTGGAGTTTCCTTGGAAGAAAGCTCGTAAAGGGTTACCATCTGACGCAAGGTCAACTGAGCCAATTCTTATTGAGGATATGAAAGCATTAGGGCAGCAGAAGTTAGATGCGATAGAGCGTGACAATCCTGCATATGAGCCAGTGATGTCAAAAGTTTTGGAGGATGCTTTGACTTCGGAATCCTCAACTCGCATTCGCAAAGGAGAAGTACGTGGCTGGCTCAACTCCCTTCTCGATTGA
- a CDS encoding metal ABC transporter permease translates to MILEFSWLAIAGVNNLLELLQFPFMQRAIAGAILMGILGGFLGSFVTLRQLSFFSHAVGHAALVGVALGVLLQLNPTWMLLPFTLAFGLIVLYLIDQTNLSSDSVLSVVLSGALAIGVILSSLIQGYRGNLMGVLFGDILAIDTTDLILTSLVLISSIIFLLPTLRQQILLTLNPTVAQVQGIPVRLYRYAFVVLLSLAVAVAIKAVGVLLVNAFLVIPAATAKLVSHHFTRFLVISVMLGVVSSIIGIMLSGLLNFASGPSIVLVQFLLFTFIFSWVKLIWKTA, encoded by the coding sequence ATGATTTTAGAGTTTAGCTGGCTTGCTATTGCTGGAGTTAATAACCTACTCGAACTGCTTCAGTTTCCCTTCATGCAAAGGGCGATCGCCGGTGCGATATTAATGGGTATCCTTGGCGGTTTCCTGGGTAGCTTCGTCACCTTGCGACAGTTATCTTTTTTCAGTCATGCTGTAGGTCATGCAGCTTTGGTAGGTGTTGCTTTAGGGGTCTTACTCCAGTTAAATCCTACCTGGATGCTACTCCCTTTTACCCTAGCATTCGGCTTAATCGTCCTCTATCTGATCGACCAAACAAATTTGTCGAGTGACAGCGTATTAAGTGTAGTACTATCAGGTGCATTAGCAATAGGTGTCATCCTCAGCAGCCTGATCCAGGGATATCGTGGCAATCTCATGGGAGTTTTATTTGGAGATATTCTGGCGATCGATACCACAGATCTAATTTTGACCTCTTTGGTGCTAATCAGTAGCATTATTTTCTTACTACCTACCCTGCGTCAGCAGATTCTCTTGACTCTTAACCCTACAGTGGCACAGGTGCAGGGTATCCCCGTGCGCCTCTATCGCTACGCTTTTGTTGTCTTGCTGTCACTGGCTGTAGCTGTAGCAATTAAGGCTGTAGGCGTGCTATTAGTGAATGCTTTTTTGGTCATTCCTGCCGCTACTGCCAAGCTTGTGAGTCACCATTTTACCCGCTTTTTAGTCATTTCCGTGATGCTTGGTGTTGTTAGCAGCATTATCGGCATCATGTTATCGGGTCTACTCAACTTTGCTTCTGGTCCTAGTATCGTTCTCGTCCAATTCTTACTATTTACATTCATTTTCAGTTGGGTAAAGCTCATTTGGAAAACTGCATGA
- a CDS encoding helix-turn-helix domain-containing protein, protein MPRTRSQQTSCWVDSATAAQALGISPRHLRKLRSQGLFKLGKHYRIPSSPLAARPTYLWHVERCGQALEIPMEKR, encoded by the coding sequence ATGCCTAGAACTAGAAGCCAGCAAACATCGTGTTGGGTAGATAGCGCCACGGCAGCTCAAGCTCTGGGAATATCGCCAAGACATTTAAGAAAGCTGCGATCACAGGGACTATTCAAGCTCGGCAAGCACTATCGGATTCCAAGCAGCCCGCTAGCAGCCCGACCAACTTATCTATGGCATGTAGAGCGGTGCGGTCAAGCTCTAGAAATCCCAATGGAAAAAAGATGA
- a CDS encoding PucR family transcriptional regulator encodes MSVQVVVVNSNNIIVASSKCEEIGKTFHFNEQQETSYLRIPLHLKTEVGEIAIGNQFNGETISPRLAKVLVELIVNQATVLNHRPNQQALKNQFVNHLLHGQIIDETEILRQAKLLGLDLSPPRAVILIDAAQYVLKPSAGESDGKNLEKATVQQRRRTQYAIGSIVNFFHLPDDTICADLGNGELVVLKASNTKNLGSWAERGNNTDSLNALWTNLAALKRAGDALLMHLRSDTGAAISIGIGRYHPGILGLARSYQDARMALSLGHRFNGCDRVYCLDRLGIAAFIGVADEQTKIELATHLLSPLDCESELLTTVETFFARDCSPSATAKQLLIHRNTLNYRLDKIASLIGLDPRRFDDAVQIRLALLLRKLQSSCDRNSI; translated from the coding sequence TTGTCAGTTCAAGTAGTAGTAGTCAATAGTAATAATATTATTGTTGCTAGTAGTAAATGCGAGGAGATCGGCAAAACTTTTCATTTTAATGAACAACAAGAAACTTCCTATTTGCGAATCCCCTTACACCTCAAAACCGAAGTAGGCGAAATTGCAATTGGAAATCAATTTAATGGTGAAACAATTTCACCGCGCCTAGCAAAAGTTTTAGTTGAATTGATCGTCAATCAAGCTACTGTACTGAACCATCGACCTAACCAACAAGCGTTGAAGAACCAGTTTGTCAATCATCTGTTACACGGTCAAATTATCGATGAAACAGAAATTTTAAGGCAGGCAAAGCTATTAGGGCTAGATTTATCACCTCCGCGAGCGGTAATTTTGATCGATGCTGCTCAATACGTATTAAAACCTTCAGCAGGTGAATCAGACGGTAAGAATTTAGAAAAAGCTACGGTGCAACAACGCCGTCGCACGCAATATGCGATCGGCAGCATAGTCAACTTTTTTCACTTACCAGATGATACGATCTGTGCCGATTTAGGTAACGGCGAATTGGTAGTTTTAAAAGCTAGCAATACCAAAAATCTTGGGAGTTGGGCAGAACGAGGAAATAATACAGACTCATTAAATGCTTTATGGACAAATCTAGCAGCACTTAAACGTGCAGGAGATGCTCTACTAATGCATTTGCGCAGCGATACAGGGGCAGCAATTAGTATTGGTATCGGTCGCTATCATCCTGGTATTCTTGGTTTAGCGCGATCGTATCAAGATGCGCGGATGGCACTTTCACTCGGTCATCGCTTTAATGGTTGCGATCGCGTTTATTGTTTAGATCGTCTGGGAATTGCTGCATTTATTGGCGTAGCTGACGAACAAACCAAGATTGAATTAGCGACGCATTTACTATCTCCACTCGATTGCGAATCGGAACTGTTAACAACCGTAGAAACGTTTTTTGCCCGTGATTGTAGCCCTTCAGCTACAGCCAAGCAGCTTTTAATTCACCGCAATACTTTGAATTATCGTCTTGATAAAATAGCTTCGTTAATCGGTCTCGACCCACGGCGTTTTGATGATGCAGTACAAATTCGGTTAGCGTTGCTATTACGTAAGCTTCAATCGAGTTGCGATCGCAACTCGATCTAG
- a CDS encoding DUF3854 domain-containing protein — MIAALQQATQNTLYARHHQECLKKRGLSLEWVLVNCHSVTAHEASQQLGYTAQSNGIWLKGCNYQGQYKPDKPWKAEDDKKAPKYRSPLGEYDAMLPSHPSNPHYWNDIAALKQQAYQIDGHPCLLLTEGFFKAIAGCANGIPTIALLGVEMGLTSSSDDIQGRRYLVPTLERYAKAGFGFIIAFDADCATNKAVISAQRKLAHKLKKFQIPVYSATGLWTVAEGKGMDDYIQNHGGDRFLREVMGKVVDTEIWEKQLASLDERDSLRTQKKPPADIVGREIGEDYRKRLLWSDQHKGWMQYGLERDGVWTAVSDEYVGSVVNKILESKGIVGYGSASYVFNVIAQMRWQLFEREWHERSAGEILPFADGVLEPATGQFHKHAPGYRLTWCLPRPYNAVTTDWTKIRNWLEEATGGDRQHQEILLCFLAAILRGRADLHKFLHLIGVGGTGKSTLTRLAEALIGSQNCWNGSLQDLEDKHEVARIIGKRLVILPDQDKVTGRLSNFKRLTGQDTLSGRRLYKDGLNFRFPGMVIVTSNAPIFHADGGSWLTRRIVMLPFDRKPAADKVRDLEAEFEPELPALTNYLLSIPNDEITRVLRRIGKDEVNPTLWQSKIRTDSIAAWLNEWLIHDPTAKTQIGSDRHQWADKEYDPHDSTLFGSYNHYCRISGLQPKGKNNFSADLIELCQQTLGWSDIQSVRDGQGRRVICGLKLRADGNTTPTVEENLTADDLSDDLSDDLSDDLKLNNSKDSDDPDDLLTSKLSEKEAVKNSIPDRDTSKTFINPIAQKFKRGDCVQYIGTQPQFQQMCNAPLVINRVDPGYGVADCRKPDGSFTTWIPLADLQRVNSACETLGGSHA, encoded by the coding sequence ATGATAGCAGCCCTACAACAAGCTACTCAAAACACTCTCTATGCACGGCATCACCAAGAATGTCTAAAAAAACGTGGCTTGAGCCTTGAGTGGGTTTTGGTCAATTGTCATTCAGTTACGGCTCACGAGGCATCGCAGCAGTTAGGCTATACGGCTCAATCAAACGGCATTTGGTTGAAAGGCTGCAATTATCAAGGTCAATACAAGCCTGATAAACCTTGGAAAGCGGAAGATGACAAGAAAGCGCCTAAGTACCGCTCCCCGCTGGGTGAGTATGACGCAATGCTACCGAGTCACCCTAGCAACCCGCATTACTGGAATGATATTGCGGCACTGAAGCAGCAAGCCTATCAGATTGATGGACATCCCTGTTTACTTCTAACTGAAGGATTCTTTAAGGCAATCGCGGGTTGTGCCAACGGCATTCCCACTATTGCTTTACTAGGTGTAGAGATGGGGTTAACTAGCAGTAGCGATGACATCCAAGGCAGACGCTATCTAGTACCAACCCTAGAACGCTATGCTAAAGCTGGGTTTGGCTTTATCATTGCTTTTGATGCCGACTGTGCCACAAATAAGGCTGTCATCTCAGCTCAGCGCAAGCTAGCACATAAACTCAAGAAGTTTCAAATTCCAGTTTACAGTGCCACTGGACTTTGGACGGTGGCAGAGGGTAAGGGTATGGACGATTACATCCAGAACCACGGCGGCGATCGCTTCCTTAGAGAAGTGATGGGCAAGGTTGTAGATACTGAGATTTGGGAGAAACAACTCGCTTCACTAGACGAGCGCGACAGTCTTAGAACCCAGAAAAAGCCACCAGCGGATATAGTAGGGCGGGAGATCGGTGAAGATTACCGCAAACGGCTGCTATGGAGCGACCAGCACAAGGGCTGGATGCAATACGGACTAGAGCGCGATGGCGTTTGGACGGCAGTAAGTGACGAGTATGTAGGGTCGGTCGTCAACAAAATCTTAGAATCTAAAGGCATTGTTGGGTATGGCAGTGCTAGCTATGTCTTCAATGTTATTGCCCAGATGCGCTGGCAATTATTTGAGCGGGAATGGCACGAGCGATCGGCTGGCGAAATTCTACCGTTTGCCGATGGAGTCTTGGAACCAGCAACGGGACAGTTTCACAAACACGCTCCAGGGTATCGCCTTACCTGGTGCTTACCGCGTCCTTACAATGCCGTAACCACCGATTGGACAAAGATTAGAAACTGGCTGGAAGAAGCGACGGGCGGCGATCGGCAGCATCAAGAAATCCTGCTGTGCTTCTTAGCAGCAATCTTGCGTGGCAGGGCTGACCTACATAAGTTTTTGCATCTGATTGGCGTTGGTGGCACGGGTAAATCTACGCTCACTCGGCTCGCAGAAGCTTTGATTGGCTCCCAAAACTGCTGGAATGGCAGCCTTCAAGACTTAGAGGATAAACACGAGGTAGCAAGGATAATTGGCAAGCGCCTAGTGATTCTGCCCGATCAAGACAAGGTAACGGGTCGTTTGTCCAACTTTAAACGCTTGACGGGTCAAGACACATTAAGCGGACGGCGGTTGTATAAGGATGGGCTAAACTTCCGCTTTCCAGGTATGGTAATTGTCACGAGTAACGCTCCTATCTTCCATGCTGACGGCGGTAGTTGGTTGACGCGGCGGATAGTCATGCTGCCTTTTGACCGCAAACCAGCAGCGGATAAGGTGAGGGACTTAGAAGCAGAGTTTGAGCCAGAGCTACCAGCTTTGACTAACTATCTGCTTTCTATCCCTAACGATGAAATTACTCGTGTCCTACGGCGCATCGGCAAGGATGAAGTCAACCCTACCTTGTGGCAATCTAAAATTCGCACCGACTCAATCGCAGCGTGGCTCAATGAATGGCTAATTCACGACCCAACTGCCAAAACCCAAATAGGCAGCGATCGCCATCAGTGGGCAGACAAAGAATATGACCCACACGACTCTACATTGTTTGGCTCGTACAATCACTACTGCCGCATTAGCGGACTTCAGCCAAAAGGCAAGAATAACTTCAGCGCCGATTTAATTGAGCTATGCCAGCAAACTCTAGGATGGAGTGATATTCAGTCGGTGCGTGACGGACAAGGACGGCGGGTCATTTGTGGATTAAAGCTGCGGGCTGATGGGAATACTACGCCAACAGTAGAAGAAAATCTGACGGCTGACGACCTATCTGACGACCTATCTGACGACCTATCTGACGACCTGAAGCTTAACAATAGCAAGGATTCTGACGACCCTGACGACCTATTGACTTCAAAACTTAGTGAAAAAGAAGCAGTAAAAAATTCAATTCCCGATCGCGATACATCCAAGACTTTTATCAACCCGATCGCTCAGAAATTTAAAAGGGGCGATTGCGTCCAATACATCGGCACGCAACCTCAGTTTCAGCAGATGTGCAACGCACCATTGGTTATCAATAGGGTAGATCCTGGATACGGCGTAGCGGACTGCCGTAAACCAGATGGCAGTTTTACTACATGGATACCACTTGCAGACTTGCAACGGGTTAATAGTGCGTGTGAGACTCTAGGAGGCAGCCATGCCTAG
- a CDS encoding glycosyltransferase family 9 protein, with product MSYSHRLPKVSQVAIARCLPGLGDLLCIVPALRALRAALPEARITLIGLPNSQSFVKRFNRYIDAWLEFPGYPGIPEGWRSPQQTQAFLTQMQAQAFDLVIQMHGSGIVSNSFAVLLGAKLNTGFFLPGYYCPDPEWFLPYPDRVPEVRRHLRLMEFLGIPLQGEQIEFPLWESDWWELQQISAVHDLQPQRYICIHPGASISDRRWSPRQFALVADALAQQGFAIVLTGTVAETGLTEAVAEAMNTPAINLAGRTSLGALGALLQQAALLVCNDTGVSHLASALQVKSVVIFSNSDPDRWGPLDRDRHRIVFASNEGAIASVLTQAKDLLQQKSKVKS from the coding sequence ATGAGTTACAGCCATCGACTCCCAAAAGTATCGCAAGTGGCGATCGCCCGTTGCTTACCAGGACTAGGCGATCTACTATGCATTGTTCCGGCGTTGAGGGCTTTACGTGCTGCGTTACCTGAAGCACGTATTACACTGATTGGTTTACCTAACTCTCAAAGCTTTGTAAAGCGATTCAACCGCTATATAGATGCTTGGCTGGAGTTTCCAGGTTATCCAGGGATTCCTGAAGGATGGCGATCGCCCCAACAGACTCAGGCATTTTTGACTCAGATGCAAGCGCAAGCCTTCGATCTAGTCATTCAAATGCACGGTAGCGGTATTGTGAGTAATTCGTTCGCAGTATTACTAGGAGCGAAACTAAATACAGGCTTTTTCTTGCCAGGATATTACTGCCCCGATCCAGAATGGTTTTTACCCTATCCAGATCGAGTTCCAGAAGTAAGACGGCATCTACGTTTGATGGAATTTTTAGGAATTCCCTTACAGGGCGAACAAATAGAATTTCCGCTTTGGGAATCTGACTGGTGGGAATTACAACAAATATCTGCGGTGCATGACTTACAACCTCAGCGCTATATTTGCATTCATCCAGGTGCAAGTATAAGCGATCGCCGTTGGTCGCCACGTCAATTTGCCCTTGTCGCCGATGCATTAGCTCAACAAGGGTTTGCGATCGTTCTCACCGGAACCGTAGCAGAAACAGGTTTAACTGAAGCGGTTGCCGAGGCTATGAATACCCCTGCAATTAACCTCGCAGGACGCACCAGTTTAGGCGCATTAGGGGCATTACTCCAACAGGCTGCACTATTGGTATGCAACGATACCGGAGTCTCGCATTTAGCCTCTGCTTTACAAGTTAAGAGCGTAGTCATATTTTCTAATTCCGATCCCGATCGCTGGGGACCTCTAGATCGCGATCGCCATCGAATTGTTTTTGCTAGCAATGAAGGTGCGATCGCATCTGTCTTAACTCAAGCAAAAGACCTCTTACAACAAAAGTCAAAAGTTAAAAGTTAA
- a CDS encoding ArsR/SmtB family transcription factor codes for MAEFFSLLGDANRLRILSLLAQKELCVCDLAATLDMTESAVSHQLRTLRAMRLVSYRKQGRNVFYNLQDSHVLNLYQSVAEHLDEEI; via the coding sequence ATGGCTGAATTTTTTAGCCTCTTAGGAGATGCCAATCGGCTACGAATTCTTTCATTATTGGCACAAAAAGAACTCTGTGTCTGCGACTTAGCCGCCACTCTAGACATGACTGAATCGGCTGTTTCCCATCAGTTGCGAACATTACGTGCTATGCGGTTGGTGAGTTACCGCAAGCAGGGACGCAATGTTTTTTACAATCTTCAAGATAGTCACGTTCTCAATCTCTATCAATCTGTTGCCGAACACTTGGATGAGGAAATCTAA
- a CDS encoding integrase — translation MDIQGRLNQANGRLRAAKVGVTIEAKGNRLYLRATFPPKLDTEKTKPFQQRLALGFHTNPSGISLAEAEARKVGALLDCKEFSWQSYLKHELPKSQPLVRDWIAKFEQHYFDCRARTPKTETTWKKDYWLVLKQLPSDQELTAQLLTTTILSTAPDTKSRKRYCMVLQALAKFAEIEFNSKPMAGSYSPKRVAPRDLPEDRWIAKWFGCISNDAWRWTYGIIATFGLRPHEVFHLDTKDLESGGYILGVLDGKTGSRRVWACYPEWVDSFDLRSPRIPAVTGRNNSELGERCSQYFRRNAGLPFHLYDLRHCWAIRTLEFGLDVCLAAQQMGHSVQIHTDLYHHWISDRHHQRAFDALMMRSDRPLPPLTDNSRLS, via the coding sequence GTGGACATTCAGGGAAGGTTGAATCAAGCTAACGGACGGCTAAGGGCTGCCAAGGTAGGAGTAACAATAGAGGCAAAAGGAAATCGCTTGTATTTGAGAGCAACGTTTCCGCCTAAACTTGATACGGAAAAAACTAAGCCATTTCAACAGCGCCTTGCTCTAGGGTTCCATACCAACCCATCTGGAATATCCCTAGCTGAGGCTGAAGCGCGCAAAGTTGGAGCGTTATTGGACTGTAAGGAATTCTCTTGGCAGTCATATCTAAAGCATGAACTGCCTAAATCTCAACCGCTAGTCAGGGACTGGATTGCTAAATTTGAGCAACACTATTTTGATTGTCGCGCTCGGACACCAAAGACAGAAACAACCTGGAAAAAAGACTACTGGCTAGTGTTAAAGCAGTTACCGTCCGATCAGGAGCTGACAGCCCAGTTGTTAACTACAACAATATTGTCTACAGCTCCTGATACTAAGAGCCGCAAGCGATACTGTATGGTATTGCAAGCCTTGGCTAAGTTTGCAGAAATTGAATTCAATTCCAAACCGATGGCGGGAAGCTACAGCCCTAAGCGGGTAGCACCGCGAGACTTACCTGAAGATCGCTGGATTGCTAAATGGTTTGGGTGTATTAGTAATGATGCTTGGCGCTGGACTTATGGAATAATTGCCACCTTTGGACTGAGACCTCATGAAGTGTTTCATCTAGATACCAAAGATTTAGAATCTGGTGGTTACATTCTCGGCGTACTGGATGGAAAAACTGGTTCTCGGCGGGTATGGGCTTGCTACCCAGAATGGGTTGACAGCTTTGACCTGCGATCGCCTAGAATTCCAGCGGTTACGGGTAGGAATAACAGCGAACTAGGGGAGCGGTGTTCTCAATATTTCCGTCGCAATGCTGGGCTACCATTTCATCTCTACGACTTGCGCCATTGCTGGGCAATCAGAACGCTGGAGTTTGGGCTAGACGTTTGTTTAGCTGCTCAGCAGATGGGTCATAGCGTCCAGATTCACACCGATCTGTATCATCATTGGATTAGCGATCGCCATCATCAACGGGCTTTTGATGCGCTGATGATGAGAAGCGATCGCCCATTACCACCCTTGACCGATAATTCAAGACTCTCCTAG
- a CDS encoding glycosyltransferase family 4 protein, translating into MQVVIYTDAKGIGGAEISLSHLVTSVSDRIEVTVMGTSELVVEAIARQRPQTAKIVLPNTPIRSLLAHLTALLQLRPDIVHVNLCTPWAGAMGLAAALILPGARVVRVDQLPLRTTDLLTWWRTRVLSLRVDAHVAVGAASARLMEDFYALGRNSVVSVPNCVPDLAEEPQLSTVRPEGKVTIGSIGRLDAMKGHDVLLRAIASVDGVQLVILGEGDERANLEQLAMELGISDRVNLLGWVENPRAYLPQFDLVAQPSRSEGFPLAIVEAMLAARPVVASRVGSVAEAVVDGETGFLVNKNDVVGLASALRQLRDDPQLRCRFGQRGREIAKANFTVKQMSDRYELLWRELLARPQAPRLFVPRPKD; encoded by the coding sequence ATGCAAGTAGTCATTTATACAGATGCAAAGGGAATTGGTGGTGCAGAGATTAGCTTAAGCCACTTAGTTACTAGCGTTTCAGATCGAATTGAGGTGACAGTCATGGGTACGTCTGAGCTTGTCGTGGAAGCGATCGCCCGACAACGCCCTCAAACCGCGAAAATAGTCTTACCTAACACACCAATTCGTTCGCTGTTGGCTCATCTGACAGCTTTATTACAACTACGTCCTGACATAGTGCATGTTAATCTCTGTACGCCTTGGGCGGGAGCAATGGGTTTAGCTGCCGCTTTAATCTTACCTGGGGCGCGAGTCGTGCGAGTCGATCAACTCCCACTACGGACAACGGACTTACTGACTTGGTGGCGGACGCGAGTACTTTCGTTACGAGTTGACGCTCATGTTGCTGTTGGTGCAGCGAGTGCGCGGTTAATGGAAGATTTTTACGCCCTCGGTCGTAATTCAGTGGTTTCCGTTCCTAATTGCGTTCCCGATTTGGCTGAGGAACCTCAACTCTCAACCGTTCGCCCTGAAGGAAAAGTAACAATCGGTAGCATCGGGCGGCTGGATGCAATGAAAGGACATGACGTATTGTTACGAGCGATCGCATCTGTTGATGGGGTGCAACTAGTCATTCTGGGTGAAGGGGACGAACGGGCAAATTTAGAGCAATTGGCGATGGAACTAGGAATCAGCGATCGCGTTAATTTACTCGGTTGGGTAGAAAATCCGCGTGCATATCTACCACAATTCGATCTCGTTGCTCAACCGTCGCGATCGGAAGGTTTTCCTCTAGCAATTGTAGAAGCGATGTTGGCTGCACGTCCTGTGGTTGCCAGTCGCGTCGGTAGCGTAGCTGAAGCTGTTGTTGACGGCGAAACAGGGTTTTTAGTTAATAAAAATGATGTTGTAGGGCTAGCATCGGCACTACGACAGTTAAGGGACGATCCTCAATTGCGCTGCCGTTTTGGTCAAAGAGGGCGAGAAATTGCCAAAGCTAATTTTACAGTCAAGCAGATGAGCGATCGCTACGAACTACTGTGGCGCGAATTATTAGCTCGACCTCAAGCACCTAGATTATTTGTTCCTCGTCCGAAAGATTAA
- a CDS encoding glycosyltransferase, which produces MRILTWHVHGSYLYYLTQANHDFYLPVKPDKSEGYGGRLPGFPWGDNVRDIPAEEVRNLEFDCILFQSRKNYLQDQYEILSESQQRLPRIYLEHDPPQEHPTNTKHIVDDREVLLIHVTHFNQLMWDNGRSPTRVIDHGVVIPSNVQYTGEIAKGLVVANGLGKRGRRLGADIFERVRQSVPLDLVGMDAESLGGLGEVPHAQLAQFTAKYRFFFHPVRYTSLGLAVCEAMMVGLPIVGLATTELATVVENGISGYIDTDLDRLIEQMRSLIANADLAHYLSAGARQQAQKRFNINRFSRDWDEAFFSVVGRSLSAAA; this is translated from the coding sequence ATGCGAATTCTCACTTGGCACGTTCACGGTAGCTACTTGTACTACCTAACTCAAGCAAATCATGATTTTTATTTACCGGTGAAACCAGACAAATCAGAAGGCTACGGCGGACGTTTACCTGGTTTTCCGTGGGGGGACAACGTGCGAGATATTCCAGCTGAAGAAGTACGAAATCTTGAATTTGACTGCATTTTATTTCAGTCGCGCAAAAACTACTTACAAGACCAATACGAGATTCTATCCGAATCGCAGCAACGACTACCTCGCATTTATTTAGAACACGACCCGCCTCAAGAACATCCGACGAATACCAAACATATAGTTGACGATCGCGAGGTGTTATTAATTCACGTCACTCATTTCAATCAGTTGATGTGGGATAACGGGCGATCGCCGACTCGCGTTATCGATCATGGCGTAGTCATTCCTAGCAACGTGCAATATACAGGAGAAATTGCTAAGGGATTAGTAGTTGCCAACGGCTTAGGCAAACGAGGACGGCGTTTAGGTGCAGATATTTTCGAGCGCGTGCGTCAGTCCGTCCCGTTAGATTTAGTGGGGATGGATGCAGAGTCTCTAGGTGGACTAGGAGAAGTTCCCCACGCCCAGCTAGCTCAATTTACCGCAAAATATCGTTTTTTCTTCCATCCAGTCCGCTATACCAGTTTGGGGTTAGCAGTATGCGAAGCGATGATGGTAGGGCTACCCATTGTTGGTTTGGCAACCACAGAATTAGCCACAGTGGTAGAAAACGGAATTTCCGGTTACATCGACACCGATCTCGATCGCTTAATTGAGCAAATGCGATCGTTGATTGCCAATGCCGATTTAGCTCATTACCTCAGTGCAGGGGCGAGACAACAAGCTCAAAAACGCTTCAACATCAACCGATTCAGCCGCGACTGGGACGAAGCCTTTTTCTCGGTCGTTGGGCGATCGTTGTCAGCCGCCGCCTGA
- a CDS encoding FAD-dependent oxidoreductase, whose protein sequence is MACRSYDWNTDRWAKGGYCYFAPGQLDRFNPHLTLPGGRVFFAGEHTAPVEYRGYMEGAVRSGIRAAQQILNIGARSEE, encoded by the coding sequence ATCGCTTGCCGATCTTATGACTGGAATACCGATCGGTGGGCAAAAGGTGGTTACTGCTACTTTGCACCAGGACAACTAGATCGCTTCAACCCTCATCTCACATTACCAGGTGGTCGAGTTTTCTTTGCCGGAGAACATACAGCCCCCGTCGAGTATCGCGGTTATATGGAAGGCGCTGTTCGCAGTGGAATTCGGGCGGCACAGCAAATCCTTAACATAGGAGCTAGGAGTGAGGAGTGA